The Aerosakkonema funiforme FACHB-1375 genome has a segment encoding these proteins:
- a CDS encoding EamA family transporter → MTFSEFGLFLVSILTSVAGQFFLKAGASKLGKVNASNWLGHIIGIITTPELLFGLACYALGACAYILLLTRVKLSVAGPAVALVYVFALLLGYFIFKETIPASRIAGLTLIVGGVVLVIWNK, encoded by the coding sequence GTGACTTTTTCAGAGTTTGGGCTGTTTCTCGTTTCGATTTTAACAAGTGTGGCAGGGCAATTTTTCCTCAAAGCAGGCGCATCCAAGCTGGGAAAAGTCAACGCCAGCAACTGGCTTGGCCATATTATCGGCATTATTACCACTCCAGAACTACTGTTTGGCCTCGCTTGCTATGCTTTGGGAGCCTGTGCTTATATTCTGCTACTGACGCGAGTCAAACTTAGCGTTGCTGGGCCAGCAGTGGCGTTAGTTTACGTTTTCGCTCTCCTGCTGGGCTACTTTATTTTTAAGGAAACAATACCCGCGAGTCGGATTGCGGGTTTGACTTTAATTGTGGGTGGTGTTGTTTTAGTAATCTGGAACAAATGA
- a CDS encoding isoaspartyl peptidase/L-asparaginase, translating to MKTDKVQPKLIIHGGAGSSLKGKGGVEAVRKSLYQVLEEVYPMLLAGASASAAVIRGCQLLEDDPRFNAGTGSVLQSDGQIRMSASLMDGAAQRFSGVINVARVQNPIFLAQFLQSSPDRVLSDCGSAELVRELQVPIYNPLTDIRLKEWMLERDENFVKEMAGVVAEKELVAESSAGRGTIGVVVLDSQGCLAAGTSTGGKGFERIGRVSDSAMPAGNYANAFAGISCTGIGEDIIDECLAARIVVRVTDGMSLAAAINRSFTESRDRGRDLGAIGLDATGAIAWGKTSEVLLAAYHTGEQMGDTLEWTGNELTGFVS from the coding sequence ATGAAAACTGACAAAGTACAACCTAAGCTAATTATTCACGGTGGTGCAGGTAGCTCTCTGAAGGGGAAAGGAGGTGTTGAGGCAGTACGCAAATCACTTTATCAGGTATTAGAGGAAGTTTATCCGATGCTGTTGGCGGGAGCAAGTGCCAGTGCAGCGGTGATTCGGGGTTGCCAGTTATTGGAGGACGACCCTCGCTTTAATGCGGGGACGGGTTCTGTGTTGCAATCTGACGGTCAAATTCGGATGAGCGCTTCGTTGATGGATGGGGCGGCGCAGCGTTTCAGCGGTGTAATCAATGTAGCGCGAGTGCAAAATCCGATTTTTCTGGCGCAATTTTTACAATCTTCTCCCGATCGCGTGCTGTCGGATTGCGGATCGGCTGAGTTGGTGCGGGAGTTGCAAGTTCCGATCTACAATCCTTTGACGGATATTCGCTTGAAGGAGTGGATGTTGGAACGGGATGAGAATTTTGTCAAGGAAATGGCTGGGGTGGTAGCTGAAAAAGAATTGGTGGCGGAAAGTAGCGCCGGACGCGGTACTATTGGGGTGGTAGTTTTGGACAGTCAGGGTTGCTTGGCAGCTGGTACTTCGACTGGTGGCAAGGGATTTGAACGAATTGGTCGGGTCAGTGATTCGGCGATGCCTGCTGGGAATTATGCGAATGCTTTTGCAGGTATTAGCTGTACTGGTATTGGGGAAGACATTATCGATGAGTGTCTGGCGGCGCGAATTGTGGTGCGAGTGACGGATGGGATGTCTTTGGCAGCGGCAATAAATCGCAGTTTTACGGAATCGCGCGATCGCGGGCGAGATTTAGGTGCGATCGGTCTTGATGCTACGGGTGCGATCGCTTGGGGCAAAACTAGCGAAGTTCTTCTTGCCGCCTATCATACTGGGGAACAGATGGGAGATACACTGGAATGGACTGGCAATGAACTAACAGGTTTTGTGTCTTAA
- a CDS encoding class I SAM-dependent methyltransferase, translated as MVASKDTPADTLSKTEQLPLVTDPTVLEQVIINKLNSRIYPRGELVMPCVPAMLDHYVQRLKILFETLGRAFSPEELEQLRQVMGRRLQEGFSASPHSNIILKYEPAKPPNVGLTCNLSTAVSSVADQYKNWVETRKPPLFGSHADAKVLKLAAELGQDPGSTPVLDVGAGTGRNTLPLARLGYLVHAIELTPAFVEQIQAAVEAEGLPVVVTPGNILDPMVRMRPAHYKIAIVSEVISHFRDADQLRLLLAKMCDVLRSGGLLLFNSFLTVDGYEPPRAVREMSEVAWSAIFTRSDLALAMEGLPLELISDESVFEYEKQHLPPEAWPPTGWFANWSTGRDLFPIVNGKPPMELRWLLCKRL; from the coding sequence TTGGTTGCCTCTAAAGATACCCCAGCAGATACGCTATCGAAGACAGAACAACTGCCTTTGGTGACAGACCCGACTGTACTGGAGCAAGTCATTATCAACAAGCTTAACAGTCGCATCTATCCTCGTGGTGAACTGGTAATGCCTTGTGTACCGGCCATGCTGGATCATTACGTACAGCGACTGAAAATACTGTTCGAGACACTTGGCAGAGCCTTCTCTCCGGAAGAACTGGAGCAATTGCGTCAAGTTATGGGACGCAGGTTGCAAGAAGGATTTAGCGCCTCGCCCCATTCCAATATCATACTTAAGTACGAGCCAGCTAAACCACCCAATGTAGGTTTAACGTGCAATCTTTCCACAGCCGTTTCATCGGTTGCAGACCAATACAAAAACTGGGTTGAAACCAGAAAACCACCTTTGTTTGGTTCTCATGCAGATGCTAAAGTTTTAAAGTTAGCGGCTGAATTAGGGCAAGATCCCGGCTCTACACCAGTTCTGGATGTGGGAGCGGGAACCGGTCGCAATACCTTACCTCTAGCTAGGCTGGGCTATTTAGTTCACGCGATCGAATTAACACCTGCTTTTGTCGAGCAAATACAAGCTGCTGTAGAAGCAGAAGGTTTACCTGTAGTAGTCACCCCAGGTAATATCCTCGATCCGATGGTGCGGATGCGACCCGCACACTACAAAATAGCAATAGTTTCAGAAGTGATTTCTCATTTCCGAGATGCGGATCAACTGCGATTGTTACTTGCCAAAATGTGCGATGTGCTTCGCTCTGGTGGGTTGTTATTGTTTAACAGTTTCTTAACAGTAGATGGTTACGAACCCCCTCGAGCAGTACGGGAAATGTCAGAAGTGGCTTGGTCGGCTATTTTTACGCGATCGGATCTGGCTTTAGCAATGGAAGGGCTGCCGCTAGAACTCATTTCCGATGAATCTGTGTTTGAATACGAAAAGCAACACTTACCTCCAGAGGCATGGCCTCCTACAGGATGGTTCGCTAATTGGTCAACAGGGCGAGACTTATTCCCGATCGTTAACGGTAAGCCACCGATGGAACTACGCTGGCTTCTGTGCAAACGCCTTTAA
- a CDS encoding Mo-dependent nitrogenase C-terminal domain-containing protein produces the protein MTSVVKSPYTSEQIAAWLRGLLTIAWADGNFDEQEQQLIASLTQNELAPKVDLGSLTQITPAELAAILGPKTHAAENFLRTAFMVALADGVYSSSEDELLHQFCEALGQKDEILESLRHTLYEEKAEAPISEEPDGKTPPAKDYQPPKQPGDALKPVRNWLDGLEVHDPRVARFLCKMIPSQCPFERDVMLFDHKVVHIPPLCKLNPLYDQLVGLRFRALSYLADRCGEDVSQYC, from the coding sequence ATGACCAGCGTTGTGAAATCTCCCTACACAAGCGAACAAATTGCAGCTTGGCTGCGCGGCTTGCTCACTATTGCTTGGGCTGACGGTAACTTTGACGAACAAGAACAGCAGTTAATTGCCTCTCTGACTCAGAATGAACTTGCTCCCAAAGTTGATTTGGGGTCTTTGACACAAATTACGCCGGCAGAATTAGCAGCCATTTTGGGGCCAAAAACCCATGCGGCTGAAAATTTCTTGCGGACTGCTTTTATGGTGGCATTGGCAGATGGCGTTTATTCTAGTAGTGAGGATGAACTGCTACACCAGTTTTGCGAGGCTCTCGGTCAAAAGGATGAGATTTTAGAGTCTCTGCGTCATACACTCTATGAAGAGAAGGCAGAGGCACCGATAAGCGAGGAGCCTGATGGCAAGACACCACCAGCAAAGGATTACCAACCGCCTAAACAGCCAGGGGATGCGCTCAAACCGGTGCGGAACTGGCTAGACGGATTGGAAGTTCACGATCCCAGAGTGGCTCGCTTTTTGTGCAAAATGATTCCCTCCCAGTGTCCTTTTGAGCGAGACGTAATGCTGTTTGACCACAAGGTTGTCCACATTCCGCCGCTGTGTAAGCTCAATCCACTTTACGATCAGCTGGTGGGTTTGCGTTTTCGGGCGCTCTCCTATTTGGCAGATAGGTGCGGTGAAGATGTGTCGCAATATTGTTAG
- the obgE gene encoding GTPase ObgE has product MQFIDQAEVEVEAGKGGDGIVAFRREKYVPAGGPSGGNGGKGGSVFLVATENLQTLLDFKYHHRFKAEDGGRGGPNNRTGANGSDRTIQVPCGTVVYDTETEEILGDLVEPGQTLCVAKGGKGGLGNQHFLSNSNRAPEYALPGLEGEKRLLRLELKLLASVGIIGLPNAGKSTLISAISAARPKIADYPFTTLEPNLGVVRKPDGDGCVFADIPGLIEGAHLGVGLGHDFLRHIERTRLLLHLIDATADDPVANYETIEQELQAYGRGLPQRPQILALNKMDAVGDDRDVEAIASKLQDISQVPVFQISAVSHIGLESMLQEIWRMLEERE; this is encoded by the coding sequence ATGCAATTTATTGACCAAGCAGAAGTTGAAGTAGAAGCTGGGAAGGGAGGCGATGGTATTGTCGCCTTCCGACGGGAAAAGTATGTTCCGGCTGGGGGGCCATCGGGGGGCAATGGGGGCAAAGGCGGTTCTGTGTTTTTAGTAGCGACAGAAAACCTACAAACATTGCTGGATTTTAAATATCATCACCGTTTCAAGGCGGAAGATGGGGGACGTGGGGGGCCGAATAATCGTACTGGGGCAAATGGAAGCGATCGCACTATCCAAGTTCCCTGCGGTACAGTTGTTTACGATACAGAGACTGAGGAAATTCTAGGCGATTTGGTAGAACCCGGGCAAACCCTTTGTGTCGCTAAAGGCGGTAAAGGCGGACTGGGAAACCAGCATTTTTTGAGCAACAGCAACCGCGCTCCCGAATATGCCCTTCCGGGACTGGAGGGAGAAAAAAGACTGCTGCGTCTGGAATTGAAACTCTTAGCATCTGTGGGAATTATCGGTTTGCCGAATGCAGGCAAATCTACTCTAATTTCAGCCATTTCAGCCGCTCGCCCTAAAATCGCAGATTACCCGTTTACAACGTTGGAGCCGAATTTGGGCGTGGTACGCAAACCAGACGGCGATGGCTGCGTTTTTGCAGATATTCCGGGGCTAATTGAGGGTGCCCACTTGGGAGTCGGTTTGGGTCACGATTTTTTGCGCCATATCGAGCGCACTCGTTTGCTGCTGCATTTGATTGATGCGACCGCAGACGATCCGGTAGCTAATTATGAAACGATCGAGCAGGAGTTGCAAGCATACGGCAGAGGATTGCCACAACGCCCGCAAATTCTAGCACTCAACAAAATGGATGCGGTAGGAGACGATCGCGATGTGGAAGCGATCGCATCTAAACTCCAAGATATCAGCCAGGTTCCTGTTTTCCAGATCTCTGCTGTCAGCCATATCGGATTGGAGTCGATGTTGCAGGAAATTTGGCGAATGCTGGAAGAGAGGGAATAG
- the glmU gene encoding bifunctional UDP-N-acetylglucosamine diphosphorylase/glucosamine-1-phosphate N-acetyltransferase GlmU, which translates to MVAVAILAAGRGTRMKSDLPKVLHSLGGRSLIERIILTALEIEPKRQLAIVGYQGEKVKAALQHIPDLEFVEQTEQLGTGHAVQQLLPHLEGFQGDLLVLNGDVPLLRSQTLKHLIETHQQHHNAVTLLTAHVPNPQGYGRVFCDGQNLIKQIVEDRDCNAAQKQNHRINAGIYCFNWPQLAKVLPQLQANNNQKEYYLTDACNLMQPVMAVDVEDYEEILGINDRKQLATAYEILQERVKDKWMAAGVTIIDPKSVTIDDTVLLEPDTIIEPQTHLRGQTVIKSGSRIGPGSSIENSHIGENVTILYSVISDSAVQSGSRIGPYAHLRGHVEVGNGCRIGNFVELKNTALGDRSNVAHLSYLGDTTAGERVNIGAGTITANYDGVNKHQTKIGDRTKTGSNSVLVAPITLGSDVTVAAGSTVTEDVPDDSLVIARARQVVKPGWQLKTSQDTE; encoded by the coding sequence ATGGTAGCGGTAGCAATTTTAGCGGCGGGACGCGGGACGCGGATGAAATCGGATCTGCCCAAGGTACTGCATTCCTTGGGTGGGCGATCGCTCATTGAAAGAATTATTCTCACAGCGTTGGAGATCGAACCGAAAAGGCAGCTGGCAATCGTCGGATATCAAGGAGAAAAGGTGAAAGCAGCCCTCCAACATATCCCAGATTTGGAATTTGTCGAACAAACCGAACAATTGGGAACAGGACACGCAGTTCAACAATTACTGCCCCATCTCGAAGGTTTCCAAGGCGACCTGCTGGTTTTAAATGGGGATGTTCCCCTACTGCGATCGCAAACGCTCAAACATCTCATCGAAACTCATCAGCAGCATCACAATGCCGTCACCCTATTAACCGCCCACGTACCCAATCCGCAAGGGTACGGTCGGGTATTCTGCGACGGCCAAAATCTAATTAAACAAATTGTCGAAGACCGAGACTGCAATGCAGCCCAAAAGCAAAATCATCGCATTAATGCAGGAATATATTGCTTCAACTGGCCTCAATTAGCAAAAGTCCTGCCCCAACTGCAAGCCAACAACAACCAAAAAGAATACTACCTCACTGACGCCTGTAACTTGATGCAACCGGTAATGGCGGTAGATGTAGAAGACTATGAGGAAATTTTGGGGATAAACGATCGCAAGCAACTGGCAACAGCTTACGAGATCTTGCAAGAGCGAGTCAAAGATAAGTGGATGGCTGCCGGTGTCACCATCATTGACCCAAAGAGCGTCACCATCGATGATACGGTGCTGTTGGAACCCGACACAATCATCGAACCTCAAACTCATTTGCGCGGTCAAACAGTCATTAAATCTGGCAGCAGAATTGGCCCTGGCAGTTCGATCGAAAACAGTCACATTGGGGAAAATGTCACTATACTTTATTCCGTTATTAGTGACAGTGCAGTACAATCGGGTAGCAGGATTGGCCCTTACGCCCACCTGCGCGGTCACGTCGAAGTAGGTAACGGTTGTCGCATCGGCAATTTTGTCGAACTGAAAAATACTGCTTTGGGCGATCGCAGCAACGTCGCTCACCTATCATATCTGGGAGACACAACCGCAGGAGAGCGCGTTAATATCGGTGCCGGCACAATTACCGCCAACTACGACGGAGTGAACAAACATCAAACCAAAATAGGCGATCGTACCAAAACCGGTTCCAACAGCGTCCTCGTCGCCCCAATCACATTAGGATCGGATGTCACTGTCGCCGCCGGTTCGACTGTCACAGAAGATGTGCCAGATGACAGTTTGGTAATTGCCCGTGCCCGTCAAGTTGTCAAACCCGGTTGGCAGTTAAAAACGAGTCAAGACACAGAGTAA
- a CDS encoding DUF2256 domain-containing protein: MARQRLKSDLPTKVCPVCQRPFAWRKKWADCWDDVKYCSERCRRRRNN; this comes from the coding sequence ATGGCACGCCAGCGCTTGAAATCGGATTTACCCACAAAAGTTTGTCCTGTCTGTCAGCGTCCATTTGCTTGGCGGAAAAAATGGGCTGATTGCTGGGATGATGTGAAGTATTGCTCGGAACGTTGTCGCCGTCGCCGGAACAACTGA
- a CDS encoding serine hydrolase — MAASEKGHPRRRRRRQLKQQQVPNWQEIARTPTDRSGLSKPRQSMGRGSSASQRRSPRTQGQSRDRLHWWEKLFGQPDRSPATPAKKQKGSKVVRKGNISNLSLRQTTANDDLWDGLNILPPQSPDRNRFGLTSVPPVPPPRDRIRPTAIPPFPQIRTSRNAKDIPLLKSQQRKSKMQNDGSRRPPRKSLVALPPPQRQPKSPILKNDRRQESKKAGQERVRKSPQRLRSADSAIISSVHPSRNPVKSGSLPQQRRNFPSTLVYGTRLLILGIGLGVVVGTMLSIWNPVNRQPGGVSSTPNPSHNSNVVADISLKPASTLGDNLMTLRLTQEIPPLRNAIQSLMTEYSQLAPAIFILDLDTGTYLDWKATSPLAAASTIKVPILVAFFQDVDAGKIRLDEELTLREEDRADGSGKMQYKQPGTKFRALETATQMIINSDNSATNMLIARLGGSQVLNQRFREWGLTATEIRNKLPDIEGTNTTSAKELATLMARVNQGQLVSLRSRDRLLDIMRRTVNNSLLPRGLGKEATIAHKTGNIGSMLADVGLIDLPSGKRYIASVMVQRPRNDTRATQLINKISRVTYQYFSKPIPTPKLPIGDGSPPDTSIPSPVTPTNRLEETQSVNARNRD; from the coding sequence GTGGCAGCGTCCGAGAAGGGCCATCCTCGTCGCCGGCGGCGACGGCAGCTTAAACAACAGCAAGTGCCTAATTGGCAGGAAATAGCCCGGACACCAACCGATCGGTCTGGGTTATCGAAACCCCGACAATCTATGGGAAGGGGTTCTTCTGCATCACAGCGTCGATCGCCCAGGACTCAAGGGCAAAGCCGCGATCGCTTGCACTGGTGGGAAAAACTGTTCGGTCAACCCGACCGCTCGCCAGCAACCCCAGCTAAAAAGCAGAAGGGAAGCAAGGTTGTCAGGAAGGGTAATATCTCCAATCTTTCCCTCAGACAAACAACCGCAAATGATGACTTGTGGGATGGCTTAAATATATTGCCGCCCCAGTCACCGGATCGAAATAGGTTTGGTTTAACTTCTGTCCCCCCTGTCCCACCACCCAGAGACAGAATAAGACCCACCGCTATCCCCCCCTTTCCCCAAATCCGGACGAGTAGGAATGCCAAAGATATTCCCCTACTCAAAAGCCAACAGCGAAAATCGAAAATGCAGAATGATGGCAGCCGTCGTCCTCCCCGAAAAAGCTTGGTAGCCTTACCGCCGCCTCAGAGGCAGCCAAAAAGTCCTATTCTTAAGAACGATCGTCGTCAAGAGAGCAAAAAAGCAGGACAGGAAAGAGTCAGAAAATCCCCTCAGCGGCTTCGTTCCGCAGATTCTGCCATCATTTCCTCCGTCCATCCCAGCCGAAATCCAGTTAAGAGCGGCTCGTTGCCACAGCAGCGCCGCAACTTCCCCTCCACGCTGGTTTACGGAACGCGCTTACTCATTTTGGGAATTGGTCTGGGTGTCGTTGTCGGCACAATGCTATCGATTTGGAACCCAGTTAACCGCCAGCCAGGTGGAGTTTCCAGTACGCCCAATCCTTCCCACAATAGTAATGTTGTGGCAGATATTAGTTTGAAGCCAGCCTCTACGTTAGGAGATAATCTCATGACGCTCAGGCTGACTCAAGAAATACCGCCTCTAAGGAATGCAATACAGTCTTTAATGACTGAGTATTCACAATTGGCTCCCGCAATATTTATCCTCGATCTCGATACGGGTACTTATCTAGACTGGAAGGCGACTTCCCCCTTAGCGGCGGCTAGCACGATTAAAGTACCGATTCTAGTGGCCTTTTTCCAAGATGTAGATGCTGGCAAAATCCGCTTAGATGAAGAACTGACGCTACGAGAAGAAGATAGAGCCGATGGTTCCGGTAAAATGCAGTATAAGCAGCCCGGAACAAAGTTTAGGGCTCTGGAAACGGCAACTCAAATGATTATCAACAGCGATAACAGCGCCACCAATATGCTGATCGCTCGCTTGGGAGGTTCGCAAGTACTAAATCAGCGTTTCCGAGAGTGGGGACTGACAGCAACTGAGATTCGCAACAAACTACCGGATATAGAAGGAACGAATACCACGAGTGCCAAAGAGTTAGCAACATTGATGGCGCGGGTAAACCAAGGCCAGTTGGTATCCCTGCGATCGCGCGATCGTCTCCTCGATATTATGCGCCGAACAGTCAATAACTCTCTCCTGCCACGCGGGCTCGGAAAAGAAGCCACAATTGCTCACAAAACCGGTAATATTGGTTCTATGCTCGCTGATGTAGGCTTAATCGATTTACCGAGCGGCAAGCGTTATATTGCATCTGTGATGGTTCAACGTCCGCGCAACGATACGCGAGCAACACAACTGATCAACAAGATCTCTCGCGTAACCTATCAATACTTCAGCAAACCGATCCCCACTCCTAAGTTGCCTATTGGAGATGGGTCTCCACCGGATACTTCTATTCCTTCTCCCGTCACCCCCACCAATCGGTTGGAAGAAACCCAGTCTGTTAATGCTCGCAATCGGGACTAG
- a CDS encoding RNA methyltransferase, producing the protein MEDTALAQVRIVLVRPIGPLNVGAVARVMKNMGLSQLVLVDPQCEHLGEQARTMALHAADILESAQLFTSLPEALQSCARAIATTARDRRLSLHLEAPRTALPWLLEGRPSALIFGPEDRGLSNDDLKYAQRFIRIASSDAYPSLNLAQAVGICCYELYQSIGEGERDITPQPFAEENSASLEMLEQYYQQLESVLLKIGYLYPHTATSRMAKFRLLFNRAQPSTTEVAMLRGILSQIEWALSTRSASVSNAPLPSEKS; encoded by the coding sequence ATGGAAGACACAGCCTTAGCGCAGGTGCGAATAGTGCTGGTGAGACCGATCGGCCCCTTAAACGTGGGTGCGGTCGCCCGCGTCATGAAAAATATGGGCCTGAGTCAGCTAGTATTGGTAGACCCTCAATGCGAGCATTTGGGGGAACAAGCTAGAACTATGGCACTTCATGCCGCAGACATATTGGAATCCGCGCAACTCTTCACCAGCTTGCCCGAAGCCTTGCAAAGCTGTGCCAGAGCGATCGCCACCACAGCACGCGATCGACGATTATCCCTGCATCTGGAAGCACCCCGCACCGCCTTACCCTGGCTGCTAGAAGGAAGGCCATCGGCCTTAATTTTTGGCCCCGAAGACCGAGGCTTGAGCAACGACGATTTAAAATATGCCCAGCGATTTATACGCATTGCTTCCAGCGATGCCTATCCCTCATTAAACTTGGCGCAGGCAGTCGGCATTTGCTGTTACGAACTTTACCAATCGATCGGAGAAGGAGAAAGGGATATCACCCCCCAACCTTTTGCTGAGGAAAATAGCGCAAGCTTGGAAATGTTAGAGCAGTACTATCAGCAACTAGAATCAGTCCTATTGAAAATAGGTTATCTTTATCCCCATACAGCTACATCGCGGATGGCCAAATTTCGGCTGCTGTTTAATCGCGCCCAGCCATCTACAACAGAAGTGGCTATGCTGCGAGGCATTCTCAGCCAGATAGAATGGGCCTTATCTACCCGTTCTGCAAGTGTGTCAAATGCCCCTTTACCTTCAGAAAAATCTTAA
- a CDS encoding tRNA (5-methylaminomethyl-2-thiouridine)(34)-methyltransferase MnmD translates to MAESSIFTPLPTEDGSFTFFSAEFGESFHSASGAIEEAELKFVNPVALRSKAVQPSLRLLDICYGLGYNTAAALAAIWEVNPSCRVELMALELDPTVPKAAIAHNLTDTWLHPIPEILAQLAADRQVKTTQLQANLLIGDARITIEQICQSFQADAIFLDPFSPPKNPQLWTVEFLGLVAKCLKPEGILATYSCAAAVRSALMAANLQIGSAPPVGRRSPGTVACRSRLPTPTYLPPLSQQEQEHLQTRAAIPYRDPNLCDPAETILLRRKIEQGTSSLEPTAQWKKRWLFTQN, encoded by the coding sequence TTTTCCGCTGAATTTGGCGAAAGCTTTCACAGTGCGTCAGGTGCGATTGAAGAAGCCGAACTTAAATTTGTCAATCCAGTGGCTTTAAGATCCAAAGCTGTGCAACCGAGCTTGCGGCTGTTGGATATTTGTTACGGTTTGGGTTATAACACAGCTGCTGCCTTGGCGGCTATTTGGGAAGTTAATCCCAGCTGCCGCGTAGAGCTAATGGCACTAGAGTTAGACCCAACGGTACCAAAAGCGGCGATCGCACACAACTTAACCGACACCTGGCTTCATCCCATCCCGGAAATTCTTGCCCAGTTAGCTGCCGATCGCCAAGTAAAAACAACCCAGCTGCAAGCAAACTTGCTAATTGGCGACGCCAGAATCACAATTGAGCAGATCTGTCAAAGCTTCCAGGCAGATGCCATTTTTCTCGACCCTTTTTCCCCACCCAAGAATCCCCAACTGTGGACGGTAGAATTTTTGGGATTAGTAGCCAAATGCCTCAAACCAGAAGGTATTCTCGCCACTTATTCTTGTGCCGCCGCAGTGCGATCGGCATTGATGGCAGCTAATTTGCAAATAGGTTCCGCACCACCAGTAGGCAGGCGCTCTCCAGGTACAGTGGCTTGTAGGAGCAGGTTGCCAACTCCTACCTACCTGCCGCCACTCTCCCAACAAGAACAAGAACACTTACAAACTCGTGCTGCCATTCCCTATCGCGATCCAAATCTTTGCGATCCGGCTGAAACAATTCTACTCAGGCGTAAAATAGAACAAGGAACTTCTTCTCTAGAACCAACCGCCCAGTGGAAAAAGCGCTGGTTATTCACCCAAAATTAA
- a CDS encoding response regulator: MSSPTPDSGESEQPKILVVDDHPASRMTAAALLAVEGYEVLEAENGPTALNMVLESKPDVILLDVMMPGMDGFEVCRQLKQDEQTRLIPVIFITALNDRRSRIRGIEAGGDDFLTKPFDRLELAARVKSLVRQKRLNEDLDHAEQVVFSIARAIESRDPNTGDHCERLVDMGKAFGEYLHLSRADIRDLMWGGYLHDIGKVGIPDAVLLKKGKFTPEELEIMKQHVIIGEKICQPLRTMRGVLPIIRHHHERWDGTGYPDRLAGNDIPLLAQVFQIIDIYDALTSERPYKKAFTPAEALGIIDEETAKGWRNPKLVSQFTEFIHTIGQRKTQKS; the protein is encoded by the coding sequence ATATCCTCGCCAACCCCAGATAGCGGCGAATCAGAACAGCCAAAAATTCTTGTGGTTGACGATCATCCGGCCAGTCGGATGACAGCAGCAGCATTACTGGCGGTGGAAGGTTATGAAGTGTTAGAAGCAGAGAATGGACCGACAGCCCTAAATATGGTTTTGGAATCCAAACCAGACGTCATCCTACTGGATGTAATGATGCCAGGAATGGATGGGTTTGAAGTTTGCCGACAGTTAAAGCAAGATGAACAAACACGGTTAATCCCGGTAATTTTTATTACCGCACTCAACGATAGAAGATCCCGCATCCGAGGCATAGAAGCAGGGGGAGACGACTTTCTCACCAAACCCTTCGATCGCTTAGAACTCGCAGCTCGCGTTAAGTCGCTGGTACGGCAAAAGCGTCTCAACGAAGACTTAGACCATGCAGAACAAGTCGTATTCTCGATCGCCCGGGCGATCGAAAGCCGCGACCCCAACACCGGCGACCACTGCGAAAGGTTAGTGGATATGGGTAAAGCCTTCGGCGAATATCTCCACCTTTCCCGCGCAGATATTCGCGACTTGATGTGGGGAGGATACCTGCACGACATCGGCAAAGTGGGTATCCCTGATGCTGTGTTGCTCAAAAAAGGAAAATTTACTCCCGAAGAACTGGAGATCATGAAGCAGCACGTCATCATCGGCGAAAAAATTTGCCAACCGCTGCGGACAATGCGAGGCGTACTCCCGATCATCCGCCATCACCACGAACGTTGGGATGGCACCGGTTATCCCGATCGCCTTGCCGGTAACGATATTCCCTTGCTAGCTCAAGTATTTCAAATTATCGATATTTACGACGCCCTGACCAGCGAACGTCCTTACAAAAAAGCATTTACGCCAGCAGAAGCACTGGGAATTATTGATGAAGAAACAGCAAAAGGTTGGCGAAACCCCAAACTTGTGTCTCAATTTACGGAATTTATTCACACTATTGGCCAGAGAAAAACTCAAAAGTCATAG